A genomic stretch from Pseudomonas sp. MUP55 includes:
- a CDS encoding helix-turn-helix domain-containing protein has product MNEITNNETRDIILDVTEKLIYRHGIAATGMDLLVKTAGVSRKSIYRYFTNKDELVIAALQRRDERWMRWLRTEVERREDSGERLLALFSALKSWFGSADFRGCAFINTSGETGDARSPVRLLAKAHKQKLFEYALELCHAHGTPDPQRQAAQLLILIDGAITVALVMGDTTSADNAQAMARTLLGL; this is encoded by the coding sequence ATGAACGAAATCACAAACAACGAAACCCGCGACATTATTCTCGACGTGACCGAGAAGCTGATTTATCGGCACGGCATCGCTGCCACCGGCATGGACCTGCTGGTAAAAACCGCGGGTGTCTCGCGAAAAAGCATCTATCGCTATTTCACCAACAAGGATGAGCTGGTGATCGCTGCCCTGCAGCGACGCGACGAACGCTGGATGCGCTGGCTGCGTACTGAAGTTGAGCGCCGTGAAGACAGCGGCGAACGCCTGCTGGCGCTGTTCAGCGCCCTGAAAAGCTGGTTCGGCTCGGCGGACTTTCGTGGCTGCGCCTTTATCAATACCAGCGGCGAAACCGGCGATGCGCGCTCCCCGGTCCGCCTGCTGGCCAAGGCTCACAAGCAAAAACTGTTCGAGTACGCACTTGAACTGTGTCACGCACATGGCACTCCCGACCCGCAGCGCCAGGCCGCACAGCTGCTGATCCTGATCGATGGCGCCATCACCGTTGCCCTGGTGATGGGCGATACAACGTCTGCCGATAACGCGCAAGCGATGGCGCGCACGCTGTTGGGGCTTTGA
- a CDS encoding PQQ-dependent sugar dehydrogenase, translating into MFLRKTLLAAICATALLPLAAVHAADARQFPSEQGSITATPIAKGLNHPWAVAFLPDKQGFLVTELPGHLRFVSPDGKLSAPLTGVPQVWAKGQGGLLDVVLSPDFKQDRMVYLAYAEGGGEDGKAGTAVGRGRLADDLSGLKDFQVILRQEPKLSTGNHFGSRLAFDRDGYLFVTLGENNVRPTAQDLDKLQGKVVRIYPDGRVPDDNPFVGQPGVRPEIWSYGQRNPQGLALNPWSGTIWENEHGPRGGDEINIIERGKNYGWPLATHGINYSLTPIPEAKGKTAEGTVAPHHVWEKSPGISGMAFYDADRFKAWQHNLFIGALASKELIRLQFDGDKVVHEERLLGDLKARIRDVRQGPDGYLYVLTDEDDGVLYRVGLNQD; encoded by the coding sequence ATGTTTCTACGCAAAACCCTGCTAGCCGCTATTTGTGCAACCGCGCTGCTGCCATTGGCGGCGGTTCACGCCGCTGATGCCCGGCAATTTCCCAGTGAGCAAGGCAGCATCACGGCCACGCCGATTGCCAAGGGTTTGAATCACCCCTGGGCGGTGGCATTCCTGCCGGACAAGCAAGGCTTTCTGGTGACCGAGCTACCCGGCCATCTGCGCTTCGTCAGCCCTGACGGCAAGCTTTCCGCGCCGTTGACGGGCGTGCCGCAGGTGTGGGCCAAGGGGCAGGGCGGTTTGCTTGACGTGGTGCTGTCACCCGACTTCAAGCAGGACCGCATGGTGTACCTGGCGTACGCCGAAGGCGGCGGCGAGGACGGCAAGGCCGGAACCGCCGTGGGGCGAGGGCGCTTGGCTGATGACTTGAGCGGCCTGAAGGATTTTCAGGTCATCCTGCGCCAGGAACCGAAGCTGTCCACCGGCAATCACTTCGGCTCGCGCCTGGCGTTTGACCGTGACGGCTACCTGTTCGTGACCCTGGGCGAAAACAATGTGCGGCCCACGGCCCAGGACCTGGACAAGCTTCAAGGCAAAGTGGTGCGCATTTATCCGGATGGCCGCGTGCCCGACGATAACCCCTTTGTCGGTCAGCCAGGGGTACGTCCCGAGATCTGGTCCTACGGCCAACGTAACCCCCAGGGGCTGGCGTTGAACCCGTGGAGTGGCACGATCTGGGAAAACGAACATGGACCACGTGGCGGTGATGAAATCAACATCATCGAGCGTGGCAAGAATTACGGCTGGCCGTTGGCGACCCATGGCATCAACTACTCCCTCACGCCGATTCCCGAGGCCAAGGGCAAGACGGCCGAAGGCACGGTGGCGCCGCACCACGTGTGGGAGAAATCACCGGGGATCAGCGGCATGGCGTTCTACGACGCCGATCGTTTCAAGGCATGGCAGCACAACCTGTTTATCGGCGCGTTGGCCAGCAAGGAGCTGATTCGGTTGCAGTTCGATGGCGACAAGGTCGTGCATGAGGAGCGCTTGCTGGGTGACTTGAAAGCGCGGATTCGCGATGTGCGGCAAGGGCCGGATGGCTATCTGTATGTGCTGACGGATGAGGACGATGGGGTGCTGTATCGCGTTGGGCTGAACCAGGACTGA
- a CDS encoding nuclear transport factor 2 family protein, translating into MSSNAEVRPPLPPFTRESAIEKVRLAEDGWNSRDPQRVSLAYTLDTQWRNRAEFAHNREEAKGFLTRKWAKELDYRLIKELWAFTGNRIAVRYAYEWHDDSGNWFRSYGNENWEFDDNGLMANRFACINDLPIKESERKFHWPLGRRPDDHPGLSDLGL; encoded by the coding sequence ATGTCATCCAACGCAGAAGTACGCCCGCCGCTGCCACCCTTTACCCGCGAGTCGGCCATCGAAAAAGTGCGCCTGGCCGAAGACGGCTGGAACTCCCGTGACCCACAGCGGGTTTCACTGGCCTATACGCTGGACACCCAGTGGCGCAACCGCGCCGAGTTCGCCCATAACCGCGAAGAAGCCAAGGGTTTTCTCACGCGCAAATGGGCCAAAGAGCTGGATTACCGACTGATCAAGGAGTTGTGGGCGTTCACTGGCAACCGCATCGCCGTGCGCTATGCCTACGAATGGCACGATGATTCCGGCAACTGGTTTCGTTCGTACGGCAATGAAAACTGGGAGTTCGACGATAACGGCCTGATGGCCAACCGTTTTGCGTGCATCAACGACCTGCCAATCAAGGAAAGCGAACGCAAGTTCCACTGGCCGCTGGGGCGCCGCCCGGATGATCATCCGGGCTTGTCCGACCTGGGCCTGTAA
- the efeO gene encoding iron uptake system protein EfeO, protein MKKSTLALSLLMTLSPLAAFAATAPLDLVGPVSDYKIYVTEEIGELVTQTQAFTAAVKKGDLATAKKLYAPTRVHYESIEPIAELFSDLDASIDSRVDDHEKGVKAEDFTGFHRIEYSLFSENTTQGLDALADKLNSDVLDLKTRVDGLTFPPEKVVGGAAALLEEVAATKISGEEDRYSHTDLYDFQGNIDGAKKIVDLFRGQIDQQDKGFLAKVDKNFATVDKILAKYKTADGGFETYDKVKDNDRKALVGPVNTLAEDLSMLRGKLGLN, encoded by the coding sequence ATGAAGAAGTCGACCCTCGCGTTGTCGTTGCTGATGACCCTTTCACCGCTGGCCGCCTTTGCCGCCACGGCGCCACTGGACCTGGTAGGTCCGGTGTCGGACTACAAGATCTACGTCACCGAAGAGATCGGTGAATTGGTCACCCAAACCCAGGCCTTCACCGCCGCGGTGAAAAAAGGCGACCTGGCCACCGCCAAGAAGCTCTATGCGCCGACCCGTGTGCACTATGAGTCCATCGAGCCGATCGCCGAGCTGTTCAGCGACCTCGACGCCTCTATCGATTCGCGTGTCGACGATCACGAAAAAGGCGTGAAGGCCGAAGACTTCACTGGCTTTCACCGCATCGAGTACAGCCTGTTCTCGGAGAACACCACCCAGGGCCTGGACGCCCTCGCCGACAAGCTCAACAGCGACGTGCTGGACCTGAAAACCCGGGTGGACGGCCTGACCTTCCCACCGGAAAAAGTCGTAGGAGGTGCCGCAGCACTGCTTGAAGAAGTTGCCGCGACCAAGATTTCCGGCGAAGAAGACCGCTACAGCCACACCGACTTGTACGACTTCCAGGGCAACATCGACGGCGCGAAGAAAATCGTCGACCTGTTCCGTGGCCAGATCGACCAACAAGACAAGGGGTTTCTGGCCAAGGTCGACAAGAACTTCGCCACCGTGGACAAGATCCTGGCCAAGTACAAGACCGCGGACGGTGGCTTTGAGACCTACGACAAGGTCAAGGATAACGACCGCAAGGCCCTGGTGGGTCCGGTCAATACCCTGGCTGAAGACCTGTCGATGCTGCGCGGCAAGCTGGGCCTGAACTAA
- the pssA gene encoding CDP-diacylglycerol--serine O-phosphatidyltransferase, with protein sequence MPSFFKRSLLPKLRGFPLSADAIEVLPSADAYRRCLLEKISQATRRIYIVALYLQQDEAGQEIYDALHAAKAARPALEIVVMVDWLRAQRGLIGAGKQPGNSAWYQAMTQSHASEVPVYGVPVQTRELFGVLHLKGFVIDDTVVYSGASLNNVYLHKFDKYRFDRYHLIHSQVLADSMQHLVEHGLIASKAVHRLDLPNPPTTRSLRNDIGDLRSRLKHAAYDTSAGQLPNGQLQVSPLLGVGKNNPLSRVILELIASAQQQLTICTPYFNLPLPVTREINRALARGVKIDIIVGDKTANDFYIPPSEPFKVIAALPYLYEISLRRFAKRHQPMIDSGQLNLHLWHDGDNSYHLKGMWVDERYTLLTGNNLNPRAFRLDLENALLIDDPKGEWLAPRAQELAHIFQHTTCIAGYQHLQTLADYPAAVGKFLRRVSRVRIERLLYRIL encoded by the coding sequence ATGCCGTCGTTCTTCAAACGCTCCCTGTTGCCCAAATTGCGCGGTTTCCCACTGTCTGCCGATGCCATCGAGGTGCTGCCCAGCGCCGATGCCTATCGTCGCTGCCTGCTGGAGAAAATCTCCCAGGCTACCCGGCGCATCTACATCGTTGCGTTGTACTTGCAGCAGGACGAAGCGGGGCAGGAGATTTACGACGCACTGCACGCCGCCAAGGCTGCGCGACCGGCGTTGGAGATCGTGGTGATGGTGGACTGGTTGCGCGCCCAGCGTGGCTTGATTGGCGCCGGCAAACAGCCCGGCAACAGCGCCTGGTACCAGGCCATGACCCAGAGCCACGCCAGTGAAGTGCCGGTGTATGGCGTGCCGGTGCAAACCCGCGAGCTGTTTGGCGTATTGCACCTCAAGGGCTTTGTGATCGATGACACGGTGGTCTACAGCGGCGCCAGCCTGAACAACGTGTACCTGCACAAGTTCGACAAATACCGCTTCGACCGTTATCACCTGATCCACAGCCAGGTGCTGGCCGATTCCATGCAGCACCTCGTGGAGCATGGCCTGATAGCGTCCAAGGCGGTGCATCGCCTCGACCTGCCCAACCCGCCCACCACCCGCAGCCTGCGCAACGACATCGGCGACCTGCGCAGCCGCCTCAAGCATGCGGCGTATGACACCAGCGCCGGGCAGTTGCCCAATGGGCAGCTGCAAGTCAGCCCATTACTTGGCGTGGGCAAGAACAACCCGCTCAGCCGGGTCATCCTGGAGCTGATCGCCAGCGCCCAGCAGCAACTGACCATCTGTACGCCGTACTTCAACCTGCCGCTGCCGGTGACTCGGGAGATCAACCGCGCCCTGGCGCGCGGGGTGAAGATCGACATCATCGTCGGCGACAAGACCGCCAACGATTTCTACATTCCGCCCAGCGAACCCTTCAAGGTGATCGCCGCGTTGCCTTATCTGTATGAAATCAGCCTGCGTCGCTTTGCCAAGCGCCATCAGCCGATGATCGACAGCGGCCAGCTGAACCTGCACCTGTGGCATGACGGCGATAACAGCTATCACCTTAAAGGCATGTGGGTGGACGAGCGCTACACCTTGCTGACCGGCAACAACCTCAACCCCAGAGCGTTCCGCCTCGACCTGGAAAACGCCTTGCTGATCGACGACCCCAAGGGCGAATGGTTGGCGCCGCGTGCGCAAGAGCTTGCGCATATTTTCCAGCACACCACGTGCATTGCCGGCTACCAGCACTTGCAGACCCTGGCGGACTACCCGGCGGCGGTGGGCAAGTTTTTGCGCCGGGTCAGCCGGGTCCGCATCGAGCGGCTGCTCTACCGGATTCTGTAA